The Prevotella sp. E9-3 genome has a window encoding:
- a CDS encoding ATP-dependent Clp protease proteolytic subunit, with protein sequence MKYDFYITGTIGLEYDWWTGHRGTTANMVKNFLRDHKDQEVTIAVSSFGGYIDEGLTIMEYIKAHGKCNMVIVGMTASAATILCMKAKSIKIARGSMMLIHNSSQMIDVWTSANKEQIDTIIQQFQHEREQLDTIDKCLADIYAQKNGKTLEENLSMMGREKWLSAQDALDFGLVDSVLDDDDNVVKAKAVVNAYACFTGASEHFCLPAMEKADKPNRSFFQRMKEALQNVSGIMNDAEPDEPNSQTNSITDMKKIVLNLICAVLAIKDITIGEKGEASITEDQLNRLENALKEKDDRISALETEKQTAINDKQTAEEAMADAQQKLNKLQKEFDDFKAEAGADTGSKPAGDEGTHAPKTAKDMYNGIKTLL encoded by the coding sequence ATGAAATACGACTTCTACATTACCGGCACAATCGGCTTGGAGTACGACTGGTGGACAGGCCACCGTGGTACAACCGCCAATATGGTAAAGAACTTCCTGCGCGACCACAAGGATCAGGAGGTGACCATTGCCGTGTCTTCGTTTGGAGGATATATCGACGAAGGCCTGACCATCATGGAGTATATCAAGGCTCATGGCAAATGCAACATGGTCATCGTCGGCATGACGGCCAGCGCAGCCACTATCCTCTGCATGAAGGCCAAGAGTATCAAGATTGCACGTGGCTCAATGATGCTCATCCACAACTCTTCACAGATGATTGATGTGTGGACAAGTGCTAACAAAGAGCAGATAGACACTATCATCCAGCAGTTCCAGCACGAAAGGGAGCAGCTTGACACTATAGACAAGTGTTTGGCTGATATCTATGCTCAGAAAAACGGCAAGACTCTGGAAGAGAATCTTTCGATGATGGGCAGGGAAAAATGGCTCTCGGCTCAGGATGCCCTGGATTTCGGCCTGGTTGATTCTGTACTCGACGATGACGACAACGTCGTAAAGGCCAAAGCTGTCGTGAACGCCTATGCCTGCTTCACTGGAGCCAGTGAGCACTTTTGCCTGCCCGCCATGGAAAAGGCAGACAAGCCTAACCGCTCATTCTTTCAGCGCATGAAAGAAGCTCTGCAGAATGTTTCTGGCATTATGAACGATGCCGAACCTGATGAACCCAATTCACAAACTAATTCTATAACAGATATGAAGAAAATTGTTCTTAACCTCATCTGTGCTGTCCTGGCCATCAAGGACATCACTATCGGCGAGAAGGGCGAGGCCTCTATCACCGAAGACCAGCTTAACCGGCTGGAGAATGCTCTGAAGGAAAAGGATGACCGTATCTCTGCCCTGGAGACAGAGAAACAGACGGCCATCAATGACAAGCAGACTGCCGAAGAGGCCATGGCCGATGCCCAGCAGAAGCTCAACAAACTCCAGAAAGAGTTTGACGATTTCAAGGCTGAAGCCGGTGCCGACACTGGTAGCAAGCCCGCTGGCGATGAGGGCACTCACGCGCCTAAGACCGCCAAAGACATGTATAACGGCATCAAAACCCTCCTCTGA
- a CDS encoding C4-dicarboxylate ABC transporter — protein sequence MPKGKDITKLLRPVRDVPLQAYFGQGLHTLGLLGWLLPQTGSADIWVSSYSTSEPFLNGFFLLRQKGLVNHSAILLDQRAARKTLHLESLLDAAFERIYLGQNHSKLLLLQTRDMTVSVITSQNQTYGARAESTIISTDHGVFDCLMRQFLDICGQGAVELDLKNGKGIVTEDRAAGTPAVDPFPDW from the coding sequence ATGCCGAAGGGTAAGGACATAACAAAACTGTTGCGCCCTGTCCGTGATGTGCCACTCCAGGCATATTTTGGACAGGGGCTGCACACCCTCGGATTGTTAGGCTGGCTATTGCCACAGACAGGGTCTGCGGATATATGGGTGAGCAGCTACAGCACCAGCGAGCCGTTCCTGAATGGCTTTTTCCTACTACGACAGAAAGGTTTGGTCAACCACTCTGCCATACTTCTCGACCAAAGGGCTGCACGCAAGACACTCCATCTGGAGAGTCTGCTGGATGCCGCCTTCGAGCGTATCTACCTGGGGCAGAACCATTCCAAGCTGCTGCTCCTGCAGACCCGCGACATGACTGTTTCGGTCATCACGTCGCAAAACCAAACATACGGCGCACGCGCCGAAAGCACCATCATCAGCACAGACCACGGGGTGTTTGACTGCCTCATGCGGCAGTTCCTGGACATCTGTGGGCAAGGTGCCGTAGAACTTGACCTGAAGAATGGAAAAGGAATTGTTACAGAAGATAGAGCCGCTGGCACACCTGCTGTTGACCCCTTCCCAGATTGGTGA
- a CDS encoding phosphoribosyltransferase, giving the protein MMQFALFDYIPKRNLRRASFEQQDISRMILGFKDGRNVYTRWAAHEVCRAIRLMDLTDTVLVCIPASTIYSHVRRWKRFAQLVCRLSGMQNGFDRVQVSGSRKRAHVTGEYELCTNIKHYVHIDNDFFRGKKVLVIDDIYTTGQSSRAFIGAMQAAGADVQMALFLAKTKLFCRSR; this is encoded by the coding sequence ATGATGCAATTTGCCTTGTTCGATTACATTCCAAAGCGGAACCTGCGCCGTGCCTCATTTGAGCAGCAGGACATTAGCCGGATGATTCTCGGCTTCAAGGATGGCCGCAATGTCTACACACGATGGGCTGCGCATGAAGTCTGCCGGGCAATCAGGCTGATGGACCTTACTGACACAGTCCTGGTTTGTATTCCGGCAAGCACGATCTACAGCCATGTGCGGCGTTGGAAGCGGTTCGCTCAGTTGGTGTGCCGCCTGTCGGGCATGCAGAATGGTTTCGACCGCGTACAGGTCAGCGGTAGCCGCAAGCGGGCACACGTCACTGGCGAGTACGAGCTTTGCACCAACATCAAGCATTACGTTCATATCGACAATGACTTCTTCAGAGGTAAAAAGGTGTTAGTCATTGACGACATCTACACTACTGGACAGTCATCCAGGGCGTTCATCGGCGCAATGCAAGCTGCTGGTGCAGACGTGCAGATGGCACTGTTTCTGGCGAAGACAAAACTGTTCTGCAGGAGCAGATGA
- a CDS encoding maintenance system killer protein: protein MQKKVKSAIHLKEAQLFLDECQRTHELVWVVALTKEGVLHRYDGWQVLSSWWRRGTHDLLNPKNGQKRKVRDVLIFEINGHPVYI from the coding sequence ATGCAGAAGAAAGTGAAGTCGGCCATACATTTGAAGGAGGCACAGCTGTTCCTCGACGAGTGCCAGCGCACACACGAACTGGTGTGGGTGGTGGCACTGACCAAGGAAGGCGTGCTGCATCGCTACGACGGGTGGCAGGTGCTGAGCAGCTGGTGGCGGCGCGGCACCCACGACCTGCTGAACCCTAAGAACGGGCAGAAGCGCAAGGTGAGAGACGTACTGATTTTTGAGATAAACGGACATCCAGTATATATATGA